AGGGCCCTCTTGTATTCTCTTTCGAGAAACCCCCTTTTCACTCCGGTTTGAATATGTTCCCAGGGGAAGACTTCGTCCATGGCCCTCTCCCGGTAAAGGTAGAAATCCGGGTCAAGGCCTGCTGCCTCCACGGCCTTCTCCCACACCTCCCTTTTGAAATGTTCTCCCCAGGCGTCGAATCGGGCCCCTGAACGCCAGGCCGAAACCAGGACCTCCGTGAGCCTCCTGTCTCCCCGGGAAAAGATTCCTTCCAGCCAGCTCATATCGGGTTGATTCCACTTAACCCTAACCCTTCGCTCGCGCTTAAAGGCCCGCTGGACCATTTCGATGCGCCTTCTCCCTTCCTCCAAGGAAATCTGGGGGACCCACATGAACGGGGTGTGTGATTTCGGCACGAAAAGGGCGATACTGATGTTCAATTGCGTCTTTTTCCCCTTGCCCCTGGCCATCCCAAGGACCTCCCTTGAGAGGCGAATGATATCCTCAACGTCTTCCTCTTCCTCTCCGGGCAACCCGACCATGAAGTACAGCTTGATCAGGCGCCACCCCGCCCGGTAGACCTCCCGGGCCGTGTCGAGAATCTCCTGGGTGGAAAGGCCCTTGTTGATGATGCGGCGCATGCGATCGTTCCCGGCCTCGGGCGCCAGGGTGAACCCTGTCTTCCTGACCCGCTTGATCTCTTCGAGCCATTGGGGGTCCAAGCTGTCCACCCTAAGAGAAGGGAAGCTCACCGCCACCTTGAAGCTCGATTGCTGATCCATAAGGGCCTTGAGGAGAGGTCCGATGGAACAATAGTCCCCGGTACTCAGGGAAAGCAGTGAGACTTCCTCGAATCCTGTCAGTCGAAGTGCCTTCTCCGCACATTCCAAAATCTTGCCGGGCTCCCTCTCCCGAACGGGACGATAGATCATCCCCGCCTGGCAAAACCGGCATCCGCGGGTGCAACCCCTCGCGATCTCGATCGCCAGCCGGTCATGGACCAGGGAGGTGAAGGGAACGACCTGGGCAACGGGGAAGGGATGGCGGTTAAGGTCCGGGACCAGGGCCTTTCGTACCTTTTCGAGTCCGGGGACTGCCGATTCGATACGGCGGACGGTTCCGCCCTGACGGTAATGAATCCGGAAGAAAGAAGGGACGTAAAGTCCCTGGATCCCTCTCAGGGCCTCGAGGATTTCCTCTTTACTCCTGACCCCGGACTTTTTCGCCTCCCTGACTCTCTCACAGATCTCTGGAAACGCTTCCTCTCCGTCCCCGATGAGTACTGCGTCAAACAAATGGGCTACCGGCTCGGGGTTGAAGCAGGCCGGCCCCCCCGCGATGACCAAAGGGAAGGGTTTTTCCCGGTCTTTTGTGAAGAAGGGAATCCGGGCCAGGTCCAGCATGGTGAGGACGTTGGAAAAGGAGAGCTCATGCTGAAGGCTGAATCCCAGGATGTCAAAGACGAACAGGGGACGCCCGGTCTCCAGGGTGCATAAGGGGATATCCCGTTCCCTCAGCTCCTCCTCAAGGTCGATCCACGGGCAAAACACCCTCTCACAGGCCAACCACTCGTACCCGTTTAGGATATGATAAAGGATCCTCAATCCCATGTGGGACATTCCCACCTCGTACACATCGGGAAACGCCAAGGCCACGGACAGTTCAACGGAATCGGGATCTTTTCGAACGGAATGGATTTCGTTCCCCAGGTACCTGCTGGGCCGGGTGATCGAAGAGAACCAACTCTGCTCCAGGAAATTCATTTATCCGAATCCTTTCTTGGTAAGCGGAGAATGTACCACACTGCGTCCTACTCTCAAATCATGAAACAGACTTTGCCTTGAATCGAGGCCCATCCTCCGATCCCAAAAGGAGATCCTTGCAAAACGCCCGCTTTTGCATAAGCCTCAAGGTATCCGGGAATGGTCAGGTTCCGGAGACTGGCAGGGCGCTTTTATCAGGAAAGTTTGGAGACGGTGAAGGGGAGGCGGATGATCACCTCAGCACCCCCCCCGGGGTGGTTTTTCCCGTGGACTTCCCCCTTCAGGCCCTCCACGATCCGCTTGACGATGGCCAGTCCGAGTCCTGAACCCTTCGCCTTTGTCGTATAGAAGGGGGTGAAGAGATTCTCAAGGGCCTCTTCCCTGAAACCCTCTCCCGTGTCCCGGATCACGATTTCCGCCATCTCCCGGTGACCCGAGGAGGGGTTTTCTGTGACGGTCTTCCCCGTTCGGACGAGAATGGTTCCGCCCTTGGGCATGGCCTCCACCGCATTCAAATAAAGATTCCAGAGGACCTGCTTGATCTGTTCGGGATCCGACTCGATACTCAGGGGCTCTGTCAGTTCGGTTTTCACCTGGACATGATCCTGCCATCTCTCGGTGTTTCGAAAAAGCTCAAGGGATTCCAGGATCAACTGATTCAGGTCCAGGCGTCGAAAATTGGCGGGTCTCGGCCTTGCGAAGAGGAGAAAATCACTGACCAGGGAATTGAGCCGGTTGATTTCCCTCAAGACGATATCCATCAGCCGTTGATGGATGCTGTCCCGCCCCATCTCTTCCTTAAGCATCTGGACGGAGCCGCTGATGGAGGCCATCGGGTTTCTGATCTCATGGGCAATGCCGGCCGCCAATTCTCCGACCATGGCAAGGCCCTCCACCCTCTTCATCTCGTCCTCGATCTTGCGGATCTCAGTCATGTCCTGGATGACCAGGATCCGCCCCACCTCGCCTGCCTCGGAGAGGTGAAATGTGGAAACGGAGAGGCGAAGGAACCTTTCTTCTCCGTCCTTTCTCTTGAAGGGGAAATCGATGAAGCCGGGAGTAAAAGAAGTTTCGGAATCGCTCCGGCGGGTTTCCTCATTCAGAAGATCTCCCAGAACAGGCAGAACATCCCTGACGGGACGCCCGATGGATTCCCTTGCCGAAATGCCGAAAATGGCCTCCGCAGCAGGATTGAAAAGGATCACCCTCCCCCGGTGATTCAGCGTGATCAGACCCGAGGTGATGCTGCGGATAATTCTTTCATTGAGGGCCTCCAACTTAAGGATATCATTCTGCCGGGCCTTTAATTCGACACTGCCTTTTCTCACCTGCTCGGAGAGGAAGCTGGCCAGGAATGCCACAAGGTAAAATGCGGCGGAATTGACGAGAATGGAATAGAAAATCTCCCCTTCCAGGTAGGCAGGGGGGGAAACCATCCGACTTCCAAAAGGATGGATGATTTCGTAATAATGGAGGGCGAGGAGGAGCCCGTAGAGAAGGCTGCTGGCCGTTGCGATGATGAGACCTCCTCTCCTGTACAGAAGCATGCAGGCATTGATGATGGTTAGGATATAGAGAAAAGAGAAGATGCTGTCCATGCCCCCGGTGGTGTAAATTATCGCGGTCACCAGCCCGGTATCGACCAGGAGCTGGACATAGGCCAGCCTGACGAGGGAGCGCAGGCGCTTCAGGAAAAGAATGTACCAGAAGGTGAGAAAATAAATGACTACGATGAGAAAATAATGGGAGGCCTGGATGGGGCCGAAATAAGTCTGGGTCTGCCTGATCTGCAGGAAGATGGAGGCACCCAACAGGAGGGTGACGAAAAGCACCCTCAAAAACATCAGTTTTTGAAGACGCCTCGCAATCTCCAATCGAGTAGTGTTTGGCGCTGTATCGCCCATTGCACCGGCGACTAACCCATTGCCGCGGCCATCTGGAAAATGGGCAGGTACATGGCGATCACCAGTCCTCCGATTGAACCGCCCAGGAAAACCATGAGAAGAGGTTCCAGCATGGAGGTCAAGGCGGCTACCGCGGCGTCCACCTCGTCGTCATAGAAATCGGCGATTTTGCCGAGCATGGTATCCAGGGCGCCGGTCGCCTCCCCCACGGAAATCATCTGGATCACCATGCCGGGGAAAATGTCGTTTTCAGAGAGGGGCTCCGCGATTGTCTGACCCTCCGCGATGCTTCCTCGCACCTCGAGGATGATCTCCTCAAGGACCACGTTTCCAGAGGTCCTTGCCACGATATCCAGGGCGTCCAGGATCGGAACCCCGCTGGAAATCATGGTTCCCAGGGTTCTCGTAAACCGGGCCACGGCCACCTTTTTAAGGAGCACCCCGAAAATGGGGAGTTTCAGGGCAAGAGCGTCCGTGACCTTCCGCCCTGACTTGGTGGCCCGGTACCTCTTAAAACCGTAAATAAGGGCTGCGATGGCCAAAATCAGCCAAATCACATTGCTCTTGACGAAGCGGCTCATGTTCACCACAAGCTGTGTAGGGGCGGGCAGGCCTGCTCCGAAACTGGAGAACATGTCTTCAAAAACAGGTATCACGAAGATGAGGATAACCGCGATTACGATAATGGCGATCGCCATGACCACGATCGGATAGGTCATAGCCCCCTTGATCTGGCCTTTGAGTTTTTGGGCCTTTTCAATATATTCAGCCAGTCTGCGGAGGATCGTATCCAGGATTCCACCCAGTTCACCCGCCGCCACAAGGTTGACATAAAGATCATCGAACACCTGGGGATGCTTCCGCATGGCATCAGCAAGGGTGGTTCCACTTTCCACATCCCTTGTAATCTCTTTCAATATTTTCTTAAAGGTGGAATTCTCCGCCTGTTCCGCCAAGATAGAAAGCCCTTGAACAAGTGGAAGGCCTGCATCGATCATGGTCGAAAACTGGCGGGTGAAAATGACCAGGTCTTTTGTCGTGACCTTCGGTTGGAGAAAAGAGATATTCTCAAAGAGATCCTTTGGTTTCGGTTTCAGTTTTTTGACGGTGAAATTGCGCTTTTTCAGTTGACTGAGCGCGATTTTCTCGTTGGCGGCCTCGATTTCTCCTTTTAATTTTCTTCCCTTCTTAGTTTCCGCGACCCACAGATATACCGGCATTTGTATTCCTCCTCAGGCCCTTCCTGCAGGCCAAAGGCATTGGCTTTTACCCCACCCATCGGAAATTTCTGACATTGGAAACTAAATTTTACATAATATACAAATATGTTTTTAATGTCAAGGATGGTTATCCCCAACCCTCAGGCCTTGTGACTTGTCTCTCTCCCGCCCGGAGACTTCTTTGTTTCCGAGCTCTGGATCATTTCTTCTTGACAATTGAACCTCGTTCAGTGATATAAGGAGCGCTTACGTCTCTATTTTATCAGCAAAGGAGGATTTTGTTGTGAGTGAAGTTACAGCTCCCATGGGTGGGAAAGTGCTGGATGTCAAGGTGAACGTGGGTGATACGGTCAATGAAGGCGACGAAGTACTGATACTTGAAGCCATGAAGATGGAATTGCCGGTTGTCGCGACGGCATCCGGGACCGTGAAGGAAATCAAGTGTAACAAGGGAGATGCCGTCGAAGCCGAGGCGGTTCTCATCGTCCTGGAATAGTTCGATCCAAATTTTATATACCGGCTCGTCAAAAACCTGTTTCTTGGAGGCTCCCCGATGTCCATTCGGGAAAGGATCGAGGAACTGGAGAAAAGAAACCTCCAGGCGGAACTGGGCGGTGGACAGGCCCGCATAGAACAACAACATGCCAAGGGCAAAATGACAGCTCGGGAGCGGATTGATGCGCTCCTGGACAAGGGCAGCTTCCAAGAGATAGACAAATTCGTGGTGCACCGCTGCCATGACTTCGGGATGGAAAAAAAGAAGATCCCCGGGGACGGTGTGGTAACGGGTTACGGCACGATCGACGGGCGCAACGTGTTCGTCTTTTCTCAGGATTTCACTGTCTTCGGCGGTTCCTTGAGTGGCCCCTTCGGGGAAAAGATCTGCAAGATCATGGACCTGGCCCTTAAGAGCGGGGCCCCTGTCATCGGCCTCAATGATTCGGGAGGAGCCAGGATCCAGGAAGGGGTCGTCAGCCTGGGAAGCTATGGAGAGATCTTTAAACGGAACGTCTGGGCCTCAGGTGTCGTTCCACAGATCTCCGTGATCATGGGTCCGTGTGCTGGGGGAGCCGTATACTCTCCGGCGCTTACGGACTTCATTATCATGGTCAAGAAGACCAGTAACATGTTCATTACCGGCCCCCAGGTCATCAAGGAGGTCACGGCCGAAGAGGTGACCCCGGAAGAGCTTGGGGGGGCCCTCACCCACAACACCAAGAGTGGAGTGGCCCATTTCGCCGAGGATTCCGACCAGGCCGCCCTTGCCAGGGTCAGGGAACTCCTGAGTTACCTTCCCTCCAATTACCGGGAAAAGCCGCCGGTGGTTCCTTGCACCGACAGCCCTGACCGGACGGACGAATCCCTTAACTCCATTGTCCCTGACAATCGAAGATTGCCCTATGACATGAAAGTCATTATTCGATCCGTCCTTGACCGGGACTCCTTTCTGGAAATCCAAGAACGTTATGCCAGGAATATGATCATCGGGTTCGGTCGCCTGAATGGGCATGTGGTGGGAATCGTGGCGAACCAGCCGAAGTTCCTAGCCGGCTGCCTGGACATCGATGCTTCCTTGAAATGCTCTCGCTTCGTGCGTTTTTGTGATTGCTTCAATATCCCACTGATTACCTTTGTGGACGTCCCCGGCTTCCTTCCCGGGGTTCAACAGGAGTACGGCGGCATCATCAAACACGGGGCGAAAATCATCTATGCTTACTGTGAAGCCACCGTTCCCAAGATCACCGTAATCACCAGGAAGGCTTACGGCGGGGCCTATGATGTCATGTCCAGCAAGCACCACGGCGGAGATATCAACTACGCCTTCCCTTCTGCTGAGATTGCAGTCATGGGTGCCAGGGGGGCCGTGAACATTATCTTCCGGAAGGAAATTGCAGAGGCCGATGATCCGGAAGGCACCAGGGAACGCCTGATCAACGAATACAGGAACAACTTTTCCACCGTTTTCAAGGCAGCGGAACTGGGTTATATCGACCAGGTGATCCTCCCCGAAAAAACGCGCCCCTTGCTCATCAAGGCCCTCATGATGCTCAAGAACAAGAGGGAATCCATACCGGAGCGGAGACACGGGAACATCCCACTCTAATGAAGCTCCCCGCTCCAAGCAGCGAGGTAGTATCTTAAGCGGAATGGCGACAGAGTCAATACCGCTTTCGCGCAAAAGGGCTTCGGCGCGCTCACCCGCCATTCCCCCATGTAGCAAGCTTCAGGTATAAAAAACCCCTTCCCCCCACGGGGAGAAGAGGTTTTTGTATCCCGGTAGTTTGACGTCCAGGTCCACGGGAGGAGCGCTGAAGAGAGACCTTTGAAAAACGCCCCCACCCCGGGCGTTAAGCGGCCGTCTTTTTCACGGCCTCGGCCTTCTTTACGGAGCGGGAGATAATACTTCCCGCGATGGACATAGCCAGGAATAAAACCAAAAGGACCACGAAAACACCCACGAATCGCAGGATCAGAGTCCCGATAATCCAGGTCCAATTGTCCTTCATGATGACTATGCGGGTACCTCCATCGACCGGCTCCTTGGAGATGGTTACGGAGTGCCACTTCAAGTTGGAATCATCCTCGATATAAGTGGCATCCTTCCAATCCCGAATTTTGATGTCTTTCAGCTTTTTAAAGGCGTCTTTATAAAATTTTAGGACCTCGTTATGGGTCATGGGAACTGTCATTTCGAGGCGCTTATCCGTCTTCTTGATCAGCTTGCCCCCAGGAACCAACGGAACATCCAGGAAACTTTCCCCACAAATGCCCGGACCGGCCCCAAAGAAAACCAATGAAACCATCACCAGCAATATTTTCTTCATTTTTTATCCCCCTGCGTTTCTTCTTAACGGGTTTGCCCTAGTCGAACATTGCGATAAACATCCCGGCGGCCGCCGCCGAACCGATTACGCCGGCCAAATTCGGGCCGATGGCATGCATCAGCAGGTGATTGGTCTTATCGTAACGAAGCCCTTGCACCTGGGAGACCCGCGCTGCCATTGGAACCGCCGAAACGCCGGCAGACCCGATAAGGGGATTGATCTTCTCTTTCAAGAAGAGGTTCATGATCTTCACCGTGAGTATGCCGCCGACCGTGCAGACTGCGAAATCGATGAGACCCAGACCGAAGATGAACAGCGGTTTCCAGCTAAGGAAGTTATCCGCATGCATTGTAGCCCCTACAGAGATGCCCAAGAATATGGTAACGATATTCATGAGGGCCCCTTGGGCTGTTTCTGTAAGGCGCGCCACCGCACCGCTCTCTTTCATCAGGTTACCCAGCATGAACATGCCCATCAGAGGGGTGACCGAGGGAACGAGGAGGGTGATAATTCCGGCGGTCACCAGGGGAAAGAGCATCTTTTCCTGCTTCGATACAGGCCTGAGCTGCCGCATCCTGATCTTTCTCTCCTCGGCGGTCGTCATGAGCTTCATGATACCCGGCTGAATAAGGGGTACCATGGCCATGTAAGAATAGGCGGCCAAGGCATTCGGCCCCAACAACTGCGGGGCGAGATGCTGCGTCAGGTAGATAGTCGTAGGACCGTCGGCCCCACCGATGATTCCCACGGAAGCCGCCTCCTTAAGAGTGAAACCGGCAAGGACTGTACCGGTGAAGGTAACGAAGACCCCGAGCTGGGCCCCTGCCCCGATCAACAGGGTCTTGGGATTGGCGATGAGGGGCCCGAAATCCGTCATGGCCCCCAATCCCAGAAAAATGATACAGGGGATGACCTCCCATTCGAGCCCGTAATGATAGAAGATACGCAACAGCTCTCCGTGGCCATCGGACCATCCCATGAGGGGAACCAATGGAAAATTGACGATGAAGATCCCGAATCCAATGGGAAGGAGGAGAAGCGGCTCATATTTCTTGGCAATGGCCAGGTACATAAAAAAACACCCGACTCCCCACATGATGACCAGCTTGAAACTGAAATTCATTACTCCAGTGGTGTAGATGATGCCCGACAACATGTCCAGAATTTCATTGGCATTCATGTTCCCGTACTCCCGTTCCAGGTTTTCAAAAGATTAGGGGCCTGAAGGACTCTCTGCCCCGACTGATTGAAATGGACATTACCCTTTTTCCCCGGGGAGTCTTCAGGGGCCTACTCTCTTGTTTACGGAATTCAGCAGGCCTCGCCGACCATTCCCGGTTGCAACTATACGATGCTCCCGTTTTTCAGAACGATCTTGAGAAACAGGCCGATTGCCTGATATTAATTAGTAGTGTCCATCCACAAATGTATTTTGGGCACCGGCCGGGTTTTTAATCCAGAAAGGATCTGTTTTTTTTGCAAGATCAAGGAAACCCGCGGCCTGCCCAAAGGCGGGAGACCAAACAAAGCGCGGAGACGTGCTTTGGAGCATCGCACAACTAATCCCGCACATCGGCTCCCCTTGTCACGCCGTAGCTGTAACCAAGGCGGAAGATTATGAAAAAAGAGCCATTTATGGATGGAAATCAGTTACATTGTAGCCATAATTGAGCTACCAGTCTTTGTCAATAATAAAAATTCACCCATACAGTATTTTAAAGCTAAAAGCACCAACACCGGAAACCTGATCCCTGTCTTGAACCAGGGAATTCACACCTACTCGATGGAGCGCGAGGGGAAGAAAAAACCCCGCGCGCCCGCTATCAACCTTCATGGGGGACAAAAATGACTGAAAAGAACGATTTCAAACGATTACAGGCCAGGCAGGACGCTTGGAACGAAGGCGTCGAAAAAAAACTGGCCAAGTATCCGGAAAGGAAAAAAATATTTTTAAACACTTCCGGTATCCCTGTCAAGCGACTTTATTCTCCCCTCGATACCCGGGACCTTGACTATCTCTCCGGGCTGGGTTTCCCGGGAGAATTTCCTTTCACCCGAGGTGTCCAGCCGACCATGTACAGAGGCCGTTACTGGACCATGCGACAATATGCAGGATTCGCCACGGCCGAGGAATCCAACCGGAGATTTCGCTTTCTCTTGGAACAAGGGCAGACTGGCCTCTCCGTGGCCTTCGACCTCCCAACCCAGATCGGCTACGATTCAGACCACGAAATGGCCATCGGCGAGGTCGGCAAGGTGGGGGTCGCCATCGATTCCTTGGAAGACATGGAGGTCCTCTTTGACGGCATTCCCCTGGACAAGGTGAGCACCTCCATGACCATCAATGCTCCTGCTTCAATCCTCCTGGCCATGTATATCGCGGTCGCTGAAAAGCAGGGGGTGAATCCGGAAAAGCTCAGGGGGACGATCCAGAACGACATTCTGAAGGAATACAGTTCAAGGGGAACTTATATCTTTCCCCCCAAGCCCAGCATGCGTCTAATTACGGACGTGTTCGCTTTCTGCTCTGAGAAAGTCCCCCTGTGGAACACTATCAGCATAAGCGGGTACCATATCCGTGAGGCCGGATCCACAGCCGTCCAGGAGGTGGCCTTCACCTTGGCCAACGGCATCGCTTACGTTCAGGCGGCCCTCGATGCCGGACTCGATGTCGACGCCTTCGGCCCCCGACTTTCTTTCTTCTTCAACGCTCACCTCGACTTCTTCGAAGAGGTGGCCAAATTCAGGGCCGCCAGGCGCCTGTGGAGCCGGATCATGAAGGAACGGTTCGGGGCCAAGAACCCCAGGTCCATGATGATCCGGTTTCACACCCAGACCGCCGGTTGCACACTCACCGCTCAGCAGCCCCAGAACAACATCGTGAGGGTGGCCTTTCAGGCCCTGGCTGCCGTTCTGGGCGGCACCCAGTCCCTCCATACCAATTCCATGGACGAGGCCCTCTGCCTCCCGTCGGAAGAGGCCGTTCGAATCGCCCTCCGGACCCAGCAAATCATCGCCCACGAGACCGGGGTAGCGGACACAGTCGATCCCCTTGGCGGTTCCTATTACATCGAGACCCTAACGGATGAAATCTGCCGGAGAGCCGAGGAGTACATCCGGAAAATTGATGAAATAGGCGGGGCCGTGAGTGCCGTTGAGAAGGGTTTCATCCAGAAAGAGATTCAGGAGAGTGCCTATCGCTATCAAAAGGAAATCGAAAAGGAGGAACGGATCGTCGTGGGACTGAACCGCTACTTGAGCGACGAGGAAAGGCCGGGGCGCCTTCTCAGGGTGAATCCTGCGGTCCGAACAGCTCAAATGGAAAGGCTTGAAAGCCTTAGATCCAAAAGAGACAGCAGAAGGGTACGGCAATGCCTGAAGGACCTGAGAAGGGCCGCCGGGGGAACCGAAAACCTGATGTTCCCTATCCTGGAGGCCGTAAGGGCCTATGCTACCTTGGGGGAAATGTGCAGCGTCTTGAGAGAGGTCTTCGGCGAGTATCGCCAGGTCTCTCCCTTTGCCTAGCCTTCCCCCGACTCAAGGTGTAGTCATGATTTCATGCCACGGCATCCGGTAAAATGGGGGACAGATCCGTCCATGAAGTAATACCCTTTTTTTCCTCGAACAGGAAAGGTTGAAAACCTATCTTTTTCTCAAGAATCACGGAGGTGACAAGGTGAACAACCACAGAAAAATCCGTGTACTGGCTGCAAAGCCCGGACTTGACGGTCATGACAGGGGGATCAAGGTCATTGCCAGCGCGCTCATGGATGCGGGCATGGAGGTCATCTACACGGGACTCCGACAAACCCCCAAGCAAATCGTGGAGGCCGCTATCCAGGAGGACGTGGACGTGATCGCCCTGAGCATCCTCTCCGGTGCCCATGACTATCTCTTCCCCAAGGTTATGGAATTGCTTCGGGAAAGGGGTGCCGACGATATCCTTGTCCTGGGAGGAGGAATCATACCGGAGGAGGATGTTCCTGCCCTCAAGGCCTGTGGGATAGCCGAGATCTTCGGCCCCGGCACTCCCACCACCACGATCATCGATTTCATCCGCTCAAGGGTCAAGTGAAGTTCCGACTGATCCTGAAATAAAAACAGCCCCCCTTCTCCCCGGCAAGGGGAGACGAGGGGCCGCAATAGATTTATATTCGGTTAGAAAAAGGATTCCTTTATTCGTTCTTCCAGACCGGCTTTCGTTTTTCCAGGAAGGCCTTCAATCCTTCCATTGCATCGTGGCTGGTCATTAGTTCGTCCAGGTAAATCTTCTCGATGGCCTGGAGCGAGGGCTCCAGGTCGTCCATCAACCCGACCATGATCGCCTTCTTGGTTTTCCTCAAGACCTCCGCGCTCAGGCCGAGATATGGTTTGATGAATTCCTCGGTTGCTGATTCCAGTTCCTCCTTTGAAACCACCTTGTTGACCAGCCCCATGGCCCTGGCCTCCTCCGCCGAGATAATCCTGCCGCTCAGGATAAGATCCATGGCCGCCTTACGCCCCATGATCCGGGGCATGATATGGGCGGCGATAGGGGGAAACACCCCCACCTGGATCTCGGGCTGGCCGAACTTGGCACCTTCTTCGGCGATAACCAAGTCGCAGAATACAGCCAATTCGCACCCGCCTCCCAGGCACGAGCTGAACACGGATGCCACAGTGGGGATCCCCAGCCTGTCCATCAGCCGGAACATCTTGTGAAAGGCCTCGATCATCTTAGGGGCCAAATCGCCCATATGCTCGCCGACGTCCACGCCCGCGGAGAAACACTTGCCCTTGGCGTTGAAAAGTACGATCTTCAGGTCTTTCTGCCCCTGCCAGGATTCAAGGACCCCGTTGATCTCGTTCATCATGGCGATATTCAGGACATTAACAGGGGGCCTGTTGAGGGTGATGGTCCCCAGCCCGTCCTTCAATTCGACCTCGATGTGTTCGTATCCCATGACCTATCCACTCCTTTCCATCAAACAAAAAGGGCAGGCGGGCCTGCCGTTCCGGCCCTGCCTGCCATGGTCAAACACAGAAAAGAGACCACCCGGACTACTTCTGAGGTTTCCCAAGCACCTCTGCATACATATTGTAGTCCCAGATCTTGCAGTCTGCGATGTTCTGGCGGAACTTGATGAAGTCGATGGTGTCCATGCCGGTGATCTTTTTGGTGTTGAAGGCCGCGAACCCAAGGAAGGCCTCCCCGGCCATGTTGGCCGCCAGCCAGTGCCTGTTGTAGTTTTTGGAGTAATCCCAGAAGAATTTCTTCTTGGCCCGGACCGAGTCGATGGACTTGATCAGGCACCCGGGGAAGAGGTTGGTGAAGGTCCACACGATCTTGTCCACTTCCCTGTCAAGCAGTTCGAAATCGGCCTTGTCCTGGTACTCCTTCAAGATGGCCCTGCCTTCCTTGAAGGCCTCGCCGGTCTTGAATTCGCCGTACACGATCTCGCCGTCCCTGACGTAGGTCTCGGTCTCCACCGTAGGATTGCGCACCCACTTGCCGTCGATCTTGAGGACGGGCACCACCTTGCTGATGAGGTTCTTGGCCTTCATCTTGTAAGCCGACCACATCTCGCAAGAGACGCAGTTCCACATAGCATCTTCCATGTTGAGGAACCAGGGCAGGAAGTCGGAGGAACCGCCGTCCGGCGCGGAACCGTGTCTGGGTCCTGCCTGGCCGAAGAT
This Deltaproteobacteria bacterium DNA region includes the following protein-coding sequences:
- a CDS encoding acyl-CoA carboxylase subunit beta; translated protein: MSIRERIEELEKRNLQAELGGGQARIEQQHAKGKMTARERIDALLDKGSFQEIDKFVVHRCHDFGMEKKKIPGDGVVTGYGTIDGRNVFVFSQDFTVFGGSLSGPFGEKICKIMDLALKSGAPVIGLNDSGGARIQEGVVSLGSYGEIFKRNVWASGVVPQISVIMGPCAGGAVYSPALTDFIIMVKKTSNMFITGPQVIKEVTAEEVTPEELGGALTHNTKSGVAHFAEDSDQAALARVRELLSYLPSNYREKPPVVPCTDSPDRTDESLNSIVPDNRRLPYDMKVIIRSVLDRDSFLEIQERYARNMIIGFGRLNGHVVGIVANQPKFLAGCLDIDASLKCSRFVRFCDCFNIPLITFVDVPGFLPGVQQEYGGIIKHGAKIIYAYCEATVPKITVITRKAYGGAYDVMSSKHHGGDINYAFPSAEIAVMGARGAVNIIFRKEIAEADDPEGTRERLINEYRNNFSTVFKAAELGYIDQVILPEKTRPLLIKALMMLKNKRESIPERRHGNIPL
- a CDS encoding type II secretion system F family protein, which codes for MPVYLWVAETKKGRKLKGEIEAANEKIALSQLKKRNFTVKKLKPKPKDLFENISFLQPKVTTKDLVIFTRQFSTMIDAGLPLVQGLSILAEQAENSTFKKILKEITRDVESGTTLADAMRKHPQVFDDLYVNLVAAGELGGILDTILRRLAEYIEKAQKLKGQIKGAMTYPIVVMAIAIIVIAVILIFVIPVFEDMFSSFGAGLPAPTQLVVNMSRFVKSNVIWLILAIAALIYGFKRYRATKSGRKVTDALALKLPIFGVLLKKVAVARFTRTLGTMISSGVPILDALDIVARTSGNVVLEEIILEVRGSIAEGQTIAEPLSENDIFPGMVIQMISVGEATGALDTMLGKIADFYDDEVDAAVAALTSMLEPLLMVFLGGSIGGLVIAMYLPIFQMAAAMG
- a CDS encoding PAS domain S-box protein produces the protein MGDTAPNTTRLEIARRLQKLMFLRVLFVTLLLGASIFLQIRQTQTYFGPIQASHYFLIVVIYFLTFWYILFLKRLRSLVRLAYVQLLVDTGLVTAIIYTTGGMDSIFSFLYILTIINACMLLYRRGGLIIATASSLLYGLLLALHYYEIIHPFGSRMVSPPAYLEGEIFYSILVNSAAFYLVAFLASFLSEQVRKGSVELKARQNDILKLEALNERIIRSITSGLITLNHRGRVILFNPAAEAIFGISARESIGRPVRDVLPVLGDLLNEETRRSDSETSFTPGFIDFPFKRKDGEERFLRLSVSTFHLSEAGEVGRILVIQDMTEIRKIEDEMKRVEGLAMVGELAAGIAHEIRNPMASISGSVQMLKEEMGRDSIHQRLMDIVLREINRLNSLVSDFLLFARPRPANFRRLDLNQLILESLELFRNTERWQDHVQVKTELTEPLSIESDPEQIKQVLWNLYLNAVEAMPKGGTILVRTGKTVTENPSSGHREMAEIVIRDTGEGFREEALENLFTPFYTTKAKGSGLGLAIVKRIVEGLKGEVHGKNHPGGGAEVIIRLPFTVSKLS
- a CDS encoding acetyl-CoA carboxylase biotin carboxyl carrier protein subunit yields the protein MSEVTAPMGGKVLDVKVNVGDTVNEGDEVLILEAMKMELPVVATASGTVKEIKCNKGDAVEAEAVLIVLE
- a CDS encoding TIGR03960 family B12-binding radical SAM protein, which codes for MNFLEQSWFSSITRPSRYLGNEIHSVRKDPDSVELSVALAFPDVYEVGMSHMGLRILYHILNGYEWLACERVFCPWIDLEEELRERDIPLCTLETGRPLFVFDILGFSLQHELSFSNVLTMLDLARIPFFTKDREKPFPLVIAGGPACFNPEPVAHLFDAVLIGDGEEAFPEICERVREAKKSGVRSKEEILEALRGIQGLYVPSFFRIHYRQGGTVRRIESAVPGLEKVRKALVPDLNRHPFPVAQVVPFTSLVHDRLAIEIARGCTRGCRFCQAGMIYRPVREREPGKILECAEKALRLTGFEEVSLLSLSTGDYCSIGPLLKALMDQQSSFKVAVSFPSLRVDSLDPQWLEEIKRVRKTGFTLAPEAGNDRMRRIINKGLSTQEILDTAREVYRAGWRLIKLYFMVGLPGEEEEDVEDIIRLSREVLGMARGKGKKTQLNISIALFVPKSHTPFMWVPQISLEEGRRRIEMVQRAFKRERRVRVKWNQPDMSWLEGIFSRGDRRLTEVLVSAWRSGARFDAWGEHFKREVWEKAVEAAGLDPDFYLYRERAMDEVFPWEHIQTGVKRGFLEREYKRALQELGTPDCRSSCLECGVCDHERVDPILFPNWTPSLHEERAVRERPGFVPKSYRITFSKTDEARFLSHLELVRLFTRAFKRAGIEMAYSQGYHPMPKISFTTALPVGTESLHETVVIHCMDDKMCDPEARDRIQGQLPAGVKILGIEEITGLKKRERLKESHYVVTTEGWKINELDLRHFMEQDRFLVKKKGLKGDRMVDARKVVDSLQWIGSNCMKMVIRHTEGPELKPVEILKEVLRLSDKDLRKIKILKTRQVMG